In Pongo pygmaeus isolate AG05252 chromosome 19, NHGRI_mPonPyg2-v2.0_pri, whole genome shotgun sequence, the genomic stretch GACATGAACTAAAATTGGGTGAGTTAGATTTCCCAGTACATGGGTACCAGAGACTAAGAGGAAGCCCTGTGCCTGTGTAGAGAAAAGTTAAGAACAGGAAAGAGGGTCCCCTGGAACCAGGATCGAGCAAGACGAAGGTATGGGGTGGGGAAGTCTGGATAGAGGCCCGGAAGACTGGGGAAAGACCGCAAATGGTCCCAGAGCAGGGGCAGGAGGCCTGGGGGTGGAGAAGCTGGAAGGAGCTGGGTGCCTGGACCGTCAAGAGAGAGAAGCAGTGAGTGGAACAGGGGACCCAGGAGGCAACATCCCAACAGACTGTGAGCAGCACTCAGGGAGTAAGTGCCTGGTCTTGAGGTGAGGCCAGGGCCTGACCAATCAGTTGTGGGTTAGGTGCTCCCCCGTCTAGGGGTCTGATGAAGCCCTCCTAAGGAGATCTCAGGAGGAGGAAGACCCCAAGGTCTGCGGATTCCTGGAACTGAGGAAGGGGCAGGAGGGCATGTCTCAGGTCTGAGAGAACCTGACGTGGGCCCAGACATGGGGAGGGTCCCGAGTCTGGTGAAACCAATGGAGAGTTCTTCAGGGTCTGAAAAGGGCTGGTGGCAGTCCCTGATCTAGGGACGACAGGTCATGGGGAGGAAGGACCCAGGCCTTGCCCGAGTCATGAGGGGCTTCCGGATCCCAGACAGGCCGGTCACGGGCTTCAAGTCTGGGAGTGTTCGAGGTCCGCCAGGAGCCGGTCACGACGGGCTCTGGGTCCGAAGGGGCAGGTCAGGGCTGGGGCTCGGAGAGTGTGAGACACAGGCTGGGCAGGTCCCGGGTGGGAAGCGCCGGGTGCAGGAGGCCCCGGCGGCAAGGGCCTGTTCCGCCGCTGCGGGCTCGAGGAGCCGAGGCGGGCACGGCCCGTGAACGCCGCGAGGAGGCCCTCGggccccggcccggcccggcgcTCACCTGCAGCACCACCTCTACGTCGTACGAGTTCCCCTTGCTCTTCTGGTGGCCGCGGAACTTGGAGCCGCTGTAGAGCAGGCTGGTGGCCACGCCGGGCTGCTGGGTGTTGATAGGCGGCGGCGGGATGAGTGAGGCCGCGGAGGCAGCGGAGGCACCGGCCGGCGGGGGACACTCGGTGCGGACCGGCATCGCGGGGTCCCCCGGAGCCAGGGCTGGGGGGAGTGGGAGAGGAACCGCCGCCGCCGCGCGGGAGCCGAGGAGGGTGACGGGGAGGGAGAGGCCGGGGCGCGCACGCgcggggtgggggcgggaggggcgACCACCCGCCCGCTGCCTGCGGACTAAGCGCTCCGGCCGCCACCGGGACCCAGGGACCTGCGAGCAGGGCCTCCCAGTCCTGAGCTGGGTCCCCCTCCCGACTTGCCctcgcgcacacatacacacacacggacactcacagacacacagacacagacacagacacacacacacacacacacaaacacacacagacaca encodes the following:
- the GID4 gene encoding glucose-induced degradation protein 4 homolog isoform X2, producing MCARGQVGRGTQLRTGRPCSQVPGSRWRPERLVRRQRAGGRPSRPHPARARPGLSLPVTLLGSRAAAAVPLPLPPALAPGDPAMPVRTECPPPAGASAASAASLIPPPPINTQQPGVATSLLYSGSKFRGHQKSKGNSYDVEVVLQHVDTGNSYLCGYLKIKGLTEEYPTLTTFFEGEIISKKHPFLTRKWDADEDVDRKHWGKFLAFYQYAKSFNSDDFDYEELKNGDYVFMRWKVSVPQSNPCS